From the Candidatus Peregrinibacteria bacterium genome, one window contains:
- a CDS encoding peptidoglycan-binding protein: MRFFVLVIFGILLSFSETYAEESSPPEGGVKKLFRVTGYYSPLPNQAKYVRGSYEADIRLNGRGTNGADGTEVFPGMIAAPKTYPFGTKIFLPGLGLGTVHDRGGAIVSAGNRGQSYDRIDVWMGSGEDGLSRALAFGVRVMEGVLYPLGSALSDTFSWYAIPSADLSFLPDASFSPQSISAPVSIQTLQKSLRELGLYSGEENGVFDERTESALVDFQLSFGVITSEEDFGAGNYGPKTKEILSHVLQKQYQEKISEVSYFTEFFPAGLSTGSSGESVAHLQEFLKRSGFLESQASGKFDEQTEIAVKNFQLVHGVVQNPDEWGAGVFGFKTQEALFRLLAERKENTSTEKDLGIIATNFGTPKPLEEKKSSPHNVEPNTRKPEFLIADFSPIPSVQESMPRNVVAGSASKREQVASAEFLPPTTAP; the protein is encoded by the coding sequence ATGCGTTTTTTTGTCTTGGTAATATTTGGAATCCTTCTGTCTTTTTCAGAAACATACGCTGAAGAATCTTCGCCTCCTGAGGGGGGAGTAAAAAAACTTTTTCGCGTTACTGGCTATTATTCACCACTTCCCAATCAAGCAAAATATGTTCGAGGAAGTTATGAGGCAGACATTCGTCTTAACGGACGGGGAACAAACGGAGCTGATGGCACTGAGGTTTTTCCAGGAATGATTGCGGCGCCAAAAACGTATCCGTTTGGCACAAAAATTTTTTTGCCAGGACTTGGACTCGGAACGGTTCATGATCGAGGTGGAGCCATTGTCTCTGCCGGAAATCGTGGACAATCATACGACAGAATTGATGTTTGGATGGGAAGTGGAGAAGACGGACTTTCTCGCGCACTTGCTTTTGGTGTTCGTGTTATGGAGGGAGTTCTTTATCCTTTGGGGTCAGCTCTTTCTGATACATTCTCATGGTATGCCATTCCTTCTGCGGATCTTTCGTTTCTTCCGGATGCCTCTTTTTCTCCTCAATCAATAAGCGCACCAGTGAGCATACAAACCCTTCAAAAATCACTTCGAGAACTTGGGTTATATTCTGGAGAAGAAAACGGCGTGTTTGATGAAAGAACAGAATCCGCTCTTGTTGATTTTCAACTTTCTTTTGGAGTTATCACCTCAGAAGAGGATTTTGGTGCTGGAAACTATGGACCAAAAACAAAAGAGATACTTTCGCATGTTTTGCAGAAGCAATATCAAGAGAAAATATCCGAGGTTTCCTATTTTACCGAATTTTTTCCAGCAGGACTGTCTACAGGGAGTTCTGGAGAATCTGTTGCACATCTTCAGGAGTTTTTGAAACGATCAGGTTTTTTAGAGTCGCAAGCGAGTGGTAAGTTTGATGAGCAAACAGAAATCGCTGTGAAAAACTTTCAGTTAGTGCACGGTGTTGTGCAAAATCCAGATGAGTGGGGAGCAGGGGTTTTTGGTTTTAAAACACAAGAAGCCCTTTTCCGTCTTCTTGCGGAGCGCAAAGAAAACACTTCGACAGAAAAGGATTTGGGAATAATTGCTACAAATTTTGGAACCCCAAAACCTTTAGAAGAAAAAAAGTCTTCTCCTCATAATGTAGAACCAAACACGAGAAAACCGGAGTTTCTTATTGCGGATTTTTCTCCCATTCCTTCAGTTCAGGAGTCAATGCCAAGAAATGTTGTTGCCGGTTCTGCTTCAAAAAGAGAACAGGTGGCATCGGCAGAGTTTTTACCACCTACAACAGCGCCTTAA
- a CDS encoding malate dehydrogenase: MNSTKTVSITGAAGQIGYALIFRIASGELFGSSTPVRLRLIELERSLPALEGVRMELDDCAFPLLEEVVTTSDVNIGFSGTDWAILVGSVPRKAGMERKDLLEINGKIFVDQGKAIQENASPDVRVLVVGNPCNTNCLIARAHAPKLPERHFFAMTALDENRAKHQLAHKANVSLAEIQNMTIWGNHSSTQYPDFENARILEKLAPDVITNRSWLENDFLTTIQQRGAKIIEARGASSAASAANAILDSVRRIETPTPEGESFSMGVLSRGEYGVPEGLVCSFPLQSTGGEIQVVEGLSMSPFGEGRFRTSIDELVQEREMVKALL, translated from the coding sequence ATGAATTCCACTAAAACCGTAAGTATTACCGGAGCCGCAGGGCAAATTGGATACGCCCTCATTTTTCGTATTGCAAGCGGAGAACTCTTTGGCTCTTCTACTCCGGTTCGCCTTCGACTTATTGAATTGGAGCGCTCACTTCCCGCGCTAGAAGGAGTTCGTATGGAGCTCGATGATTGTGCCTTTCCTCTTCTTGAAGAAGTGGTGACGACTTCTGATGTGAATATTGGATTTTCTGGCACAGATTGGGCAATTCTCGTAGGAAGTGTTCCCCGAAAAGCCGGAATGGAGCGAAAAGATTTGCTCGAAATCAATGGGAAAATTTTTGTGGATCAAGGAAAAGCAATTCAGGAAAATGCAAGCCCAGATGTTCGCGTTCTTGTTGTGGGAAATCCATGCAATACGAACTGCCTCATCGCTCGTGCGCATGCACCAAAACTTCCCGAACGACATTTTTTCGCCATGACCGCACTCGATGAAAACCGTGCAAAACACCAACTTGCGCACAAGGCAAATGTTTCTCTAGCAGAAATTCAAAACATGACCATTTGGGGAAACCACAGTAGCACCCAGTATCCCGACTTTGAAAATGCAAGAATATTAGAAAAACTCGCACCAGATGTTATTACTAACCGCTCGTGGCTTGAAAATGATTTTCTCACAACTATTCAACAACGTGGCGCAAAAATTATTGAAGCGCGCGGAGCCTCTTCCGCCGCCTCTGCCGCAAACGCTATTCTCGATTCCGTGCGACGAATTGAAACTCCTACACCAGAAGGAGAATCATTTAGCATGGGGGTGTTGAGTCGTGGAGAATATGGCGTTCCCGAAGGATTAGTGTGTAGTTTTCCCCTTCAAAGCACAGGCGGAGAAATACAGGTAGTAGAAGGGCTTTCTATGAGTCCGTTTGGAGAAGGACGTTTTCGTACTTCCATAGACGAATTGGTACAAGAACGGGAGATGGTTAAGGCGCTGTTGTAG
- a CDS encoding aminotransferase class I/II-fold pyridoxal phosphate-dependent enzyme translates to MKPILLARGLPPISVMRKFSSAILRAYKTVAKEDESAFLQYGHFAGYEPLREKVAEKFSVEKKRVFISNGSMDALNHFLLFLKTRGEIGAYIAGKEVYDRPLIIAKILELSPQSISMKNEGLNTEEAEEKIKNTSQKGVFYTIPWYDNPSGIFHTEENIQTISTIAKENDWLVIRDGAYLDLSYFEPIIPLPVEDHVLQTFSWSKTINAASHTGGIIIPERYTDDFLSFLSSWRLSPVLPTQAVTFQLLKNGDWERHIQENVLPDGRERVSQFNELMEKYLPESKQRNIRGGHFWGGKISGITLDNWDQFVQIAKEQFGLHIPHHGGFLPLALPEESAGYVRIPLFLEDPDIPNILERIVSGIAEARSLCL, encoded by the coding sequence ATGAAGCCCATTCTTCTTGCCCGTGGGTTGCCGCCAATTTCTGTTATGAGAAAGTTCTCAAGCGCCATTTTGCGCGCCTATAAAACTGTCGCAAAAGAAGATGAAAGCGCATTTTTACAATACGGACATTTTGCAGGCTATGAGCCACTTCGAGAAAAAGTAGCGGAAAAATTTTCCGTAGAAAAAAAGCGAGTATTCATCAGTAATGGTTCTATGGATGCACTCAATCATTTTCTCCTTTTCCTCAAAACACGAGGAGAAATTGGCGCATATATCGCAGGAAAAGAAGTCTACGATCGACCACTCATTATTGCGAAAATACTTGAGCTTTCTCCGCAAAGTATTTCCATGAAAAACGAGGGACTAAACACAGAAGAAGCTGAAGAGAAAATAAAAAATACTTCTCAAAAAGGCGTGTTCTATACCATCCCTTGGTACGATAATCCGAGCGGAATTTTTCACACCGAGGAAAATATACAGACGATTTCTACCATCGCAAAAGAGAATGATTGGCTCGTGATTCGCGATGGTGCGTACCTTGATCTTTCTTATTTTGAGCCAATTATCCCACTTCCGGTAGAAGATCATGTTCTTCAGACTTTTTCGTGGTCAAAAACAATCAATGCGGCGAGTCACACAGGTGGAATTATTATTCCCGAACGATATACGGATGATTTTCTCTCCTTCTTAAGTTCTTGGCGACTGAGTCCTGTTCTTCCCACACAAGCGGTGACATTTCAACTCCTTAAAAATGGCGATTGGGAGCGACATATACAAGAGAATGTCCTTCCAGATGGGCGAGAACGTGTTTCTCAATTCAATGAGCTTATGGAGAAATATCTTCCCGAATCGAAACAGCGAAATATTCGAGGTGGACATTTTTGGGGAGGAAAAATTTCTGGCATTACTCTGGATAATTGGGATCAATTCGTCCAGATCGCAAAAGAACAATTTGGACTCCATATTCCGCATCACGGAGGGTTTTTACCACTTGCTCTTCCTGAAGAGAGTGCTGGATATGTTCGTATTCCCCTCTTTTTGGAAGATCCTGACATTCCAAACATATTAGAACGCATTGTTTCTGGTATTGCTGAAGCTCGCTCTCTTTGTCTTTAA
- the trpD gene encoding anthranilate phosphoribosyltransferase — translation MLADIRKTLIAKNTLTQEQMAFFLQSSFSGELSDAEKREILELQNTKGVSADEVFFAAQILGNFSETFPAIDVCGTGGSGLPRINASTLSAFVLAALGIPVAKHGNRASSGRFGSFDLLEVLNIPINLSPEQSRGCVESVGIGFFFAPRCYPNMAAFGAVRKEMGVPTMFNLLGPVLSPLNPEAQLIGVSNKEYMSLLLKACTGMGRKKVMVVHGSDGLDEVTVTGATHIVSSQNGESIITPEMFGLSSVSFSEIQGGGREENLAFAREFLFEKQVNSSRAHLVLVNTAVALSVFEGGDFEGNLNLQKNFQRAQEAVRNGSAEAVFRKLQEKAISCVSSL, via the coding sequence ATGCTTGCTGATATTCGAAAAACTCTCATTGCTAAAAACACTCTTACGCAAGAACAGATGGCATTCTTTTTGCAATCATCTTTTTCGGGAGAACTTTCGGATGCGGAAAAACGAGAAATCCTCGAACTACAAAACACAAAGGGAGTTTCAGCGGATGAAGTATTCTTTGCAGCACAAATACTCGGAAATTTTTCGGAAACGTTCCCCGCAATTGATGTTTGCGGAACAGGAGGAAGCGGTTTACCAAGAATAAACGCAAGTACCCTTTCGGCGTTTGTGCTGGCAGCACTAGGAATTCCGGTGGCAAAGCACGGAAATCGTGCGAGCAGCGGACGATTTGGAAGTTTTGATCTTTTGGAAGTGCTTAATATTCCCATCAATCTCTCACCGGAACAATCTCGGGGATGTGTGGAGAGCGTCGGAATCGGATTCTTTTTCGCACCACGATGTTACCCAAATATGGCGGCATTTGGCGCTGTACGGAAAGAAATGGGCGTGCCGACAATGTTCAACCTGCTCGGTCCGGTGCTTTCTCCACTCAATCCCGAAGCACAACTCATAGGCGTTTCGAACAAAGAGTATATGTCACTTCTTCTCAAAGCATGTACCGGTATGGGACGAAAAAAGGTGATGGTTGTGCATGGCTCCGATGGACTCGATGAGGTTACCGTGACAGGAGCAACGCATATTGTCTCTTCTCAAAATGGAGAATCAATTATTACACCCGAAATGTTCGGGCTTTCTTCGGTTTCTTTTTCCGAAATTCAAGGAGGCGGACGAGAAGAAAATCTCGCATTTGCACGCGAGTTTCTCTTTGAAAAACAGGTGAATTCTTCTCGGGCGCATTTAGTACTCGTGAACACTGCCGTGGCACTTTCTGTATTTGAGGGGGGGGATTTTGAAGGAAATTTGAATCTTCAAAAAAACTTCCAACGTGCGCAAGAGGCGGTCCGAAACGGTTCTGCGGAGGCAGTATTTCGAAAGCTCCAAGAGAAGGCGATTTCTTGTGTTTCTTCTTTGTAA
- a CDS encoding ferritin, translating to MMNAKVAQAINDQIKNELQSAYIYLSMASWCVKKNLDGFAQWMKVQAKEETGHAMRLFEYLHNRGADVELQALEKPRKEWGSVADVFRDVFEHEKEVTDSINRLVDLSIAEKEHATKTILHWFLEEQVEEESTAQKVLERLELIGKDPAGILFLDKEMGARA from the coding sequence ATGATGAACGCAAAGGTCGCACAGGCAATTAACGACCAAATTAAAAACGAACTTCAGTCGGCATACATTTACCTTTCTATGGCGTCGTGGTGTGTAAAGAAAAATCTTGATGGATTTGCACAGTGGATGAAAGTACAAGCAAAAGAAGAGACCGGGCACGCCATGCGTCTTTTTGAATATCTTCATAATCGTGGAGCAGATGTCGAATTGCAGGCGCTTGAAAAACCACGGAAAGAATGGGGTTCAGTTGCAGACGTTTTTCGTGATGTTTTTGAGCACGAAAAAGAGGTGACCGACTCCATCAATAGACTTGTCGATCTTTCGATTGCAGAAAAAGAACATGCTACCAAAACTATTCTCCACTGGTTTTTGGAAGAACAGGTAGAAGAAGAGTCAACCGCACAAAAAGTGTTGGAGCGACTTGAACTTATTGGCAAAGATCCCGCAGGAATTTTGTTTCTCGATAAAGAAATGGGAGCACGTGCGTAG
- a CDS encoding tRNA uridine(34) 5-carboxymethylaminomethyl modification radical SAM/GNAT enzyme Elp3, translating into MNLKKQLLLAAQQVVLLASQKKAKTKQALSVAKNAICREMGINTFPDALLVSAYETLVENGTLSPVPDLQRLLMKRGIRTLSGIAPISVLLPPGPCKSACVYCPLERSDVGGKTLFHKDSEKKYGLQSIPKAFQKPSTIVMPKSYLSSEPGAMRALLSGFDPFLQISRRIAALRKTGHSAEKCELIVQGGTFSDYPKAVRTRFLTRCYAAFNGNARARSLSEEIRRNETADCRVIGLTLETRPGCITPEEIRDLRKLGCTRVEIGVQTLDDTITKTTKRLQTREEVVRATALLRQAGLKICYHIMPGLPGSTPEKDIEVYREVCENPDFCPDLVKIYPCSVVPFSELEKWHSSGKYVPYSEETLRNVLLEIKRLTPPWIRISRLIRDIPGTAILGGSKTTNLRQLLQEEMRKDGKYCQCIRCREIRGGEYDPKQAKFVQRSYLVAGGMEHFLSMELADKTLLALLRLRIPGKTEKALFRALANAGIVRELHTYGSAIPIGGESGGKPQHSGFGKRLLEEAEKICRAEKLQAITVIAGVGAREYYRKLGFIDAETYVRKEFEKL; encoded by the coding sequence ATGAATTTGAAAAAACAACTTCTCTTGGCGGCACAGCAGGTTGTGCTTCTTGCTTCTCAGAAAAAAGCAAAGACAAAGCAGGCGCTTTCCGTAGCAAAAAACGCCATTTGCCGAGAAATGGGCATCAACACTTTTCCCGATGCGCTCCTCGTTTCTGCGTACGAAACACTCGTAGAAAACGGAACGCTTTCTCCTGTACCCGATCTCCAGAGACTCCTTATGAAACGAGGTATCCGAACGCTTTCTGGCATTGCCCCTATTTCGGTTCTCCTTCCGCCCGGACCATGCAAAAGCGCATGTGTCTATTGCCCACTTGAGCGGTCGGATGTTGGTGGAAAAACTCTTTTTCACAAAGATTCCGAAAAAAAATATGGTCTGCAATCTATTCCAAAGGCATTTCAAAAACCCAGCACTATTGTGATGCCAAAGAGCTATTTAAGTAGTGAACCGGGTGCTATGCGCGCGCTTTTGTCGGGATTTGATCCGTTTTTGCAAATTTCTCGACGAATCGCCGCACTCCGAAAAACAGGACACTCCGCAGAAAAATGCGAGCTCATTGTACAAGGCGGCACGTTTTCCGATTACCCAAAAGCGGTTCGTACTCGATTTCTCACAAGGTGTTATGCGGCGTTTAACGGAAATGCGCGCGCGCGATCACTCTCTGAGGAAATACGAAGAAACGAAACGGCAGATTGTCGAGTAATAGGACTCACGCTCGAAACTCGTCCGGGATGCATTACCCCAGAAGAAATTCGAGACTTGCGAAAACTGGGATGCACGCGCGTAGAAATAGGTGTGCAAACGCTCGATGATACCATTACAAAAACTACGAAACGCCTCCAAACACGAGAAGAAGTGGTGCGTGCCACTGCACTTTTACGCCAAGCAGGACTAAAAATTTGCTACCACATTATGCCAGGGCTTCCCGGTTCCACGCCAGAAAAGGACATCGAAGTCTACCGAGAGGTGTGCGAAAACCCTGATTTTTGTCCAGATCTTGTGAAGATTTACCCGTGTTCTGTGGTGCCGTTTTCAGAACTGGAAAAATGGCATTCCTCGGGAAAATACGTGCCATATTCCGAAGAAACGCTCCGCAATGTCCTTCTCGAAATAAAACGTCTCACTCCGCCATGGATACGCATTTCACGTCTTATTCGCGATATTCCGGGAACCGCAATTTTGGGGGGAAGCAAAACAACAAATCTGCGCCAACTCTTGCAGGAGGAGATGAGGAAAGATGGAAAATATTGTCAGTGCATCCGCTGTCGAGAAATTCGTGGAGGAGAATATGACCCAAAACAAGCCAAATTTGTACAACGGAGTTATTTAGTGGCTGGAGGAATGGAGCATTTCTTGAGCATGGAACTTGCGGATAAAACGCTTCTTGCGCTCTTGCGACTTCGAATTCCGGGCAAAACGGAAAAGGCTCTCTTTCGTGCGCTTGCAAACGCCGGAATTGTGCGTGAGCTTCACACATACGGCTCTGCAATACCCATTGGCGGAGAATCTGGCGGAAAACCTCAACATTCAGGTTTTGGAAAACGACTCTTAGAAGAAGCAGAAAAAATATGTCGTGCGGAAAAATTGCAAGCAATAACCGTTATTGCCGGTGTTGGCGCCCGAGAGTATTATCGAAAACTCGGATTTATTGATGCAGAAACATATGTGAGAAAAGAATTCGAAAAATTGTAA
- a CDS encoding peptidoglycan-binding protein, protein MFLSPESPRFSLESGNSNYLEKKIILLPHAALLNVQQALSNQNFNGGNYKKSDYAKKIQQTLVDLGYDIGKSGASTNGVDGDYGNNTKNAVRQLQEDLKKTFPKENIIPDGLFGNTTAFLVLTMIQKEQKTREGVQKERAEIKKRITPSSSEKANTRPYTKALQGLDLTAIENNKNLGKSIVDEIRQGKISEGVGADVFIGDKTQSVYFSGENGIFCKPDMSPRVWNLREPWKTYIIPMKRVEGNLSITNMPTVQPIEVITNRDHSHGRESYAYMEKGGKMRRFNESGNEIYLQGGFNG, encoded by the coding sequence ATGTTTCTTTCACCAGAGTCGCCTCGATTTTCTTTAGAGAGTGGCAATTCGAATTATCTTGAAAAAAAAATAATACTGCTTCCTCATGCTGCGCTTTTAAATGTTCAACAGGCTCTTAGTAATCAAAATTTTAATGGCGGAAATTATAAAAAATCAGATTATGCCAAAAAAATTCAGCAAACCCTTGTTGATTTGGGATACGACATTGGCAAAAGTGGAGCGAGTACGAATGGTGTTGACGGAGACTATGGAAATAACACCAAAAATGCTGTGCGCCAACTTCAAGAAGATCTCAAAAAAACATTCCCCAAGGAGAATATTATCCCCGATGGTCTTTTTGGAAATACAACTGCCTTCTTGGTGCTCACCATGATTCAAAAAGAACAGAAGACAAGAGAAGGAGTGCAGAAAGAACGAGCAGAAATCAAAAAACGTATTACTCCATCAAGTTCTGAAAAAGCAAACACTCGTCCTTATACGAAGGCGCTTCAAGGTCTTGATCTAACAGCAATAGAGAATAACAAAAATCTTGGGAAAAGCATTGTCGATGAAATACGGCAAGGAAAAATCTCAGAAGGAGTTGGTGCAGATGTCTTCATCGGAGATAAAACACAATCAGTCTATTTTTCTGGAGAGAATGGCATTTTTTGCAAACCAGATATGTCACCAAGAGTTTGGAATCTCCGAGAGCCTTGGAAAACGTACATTATCCCCATGAAAAGAGTAGAAGGAAACCTTAGCATTACGAATATGCCAACAGTACAGCCTATTGAAGTGATCACTAATCGTGATCACTCTCACGGAAGAGAGAGTTATGCTTATATGGAAAAAGGCGGAAAAATGAGGAGATTCAACGAATCTGGTAATGAGATTTATCTTCAGGGTGGTTTCAACGGCTAA
- the pgl gene encoding 6-phosphogluconolactonase, with protein sequence MNSPQVFRFQEKEEWVQSAVREILADTPDPFLLALSGGSTPAPVYEELAKRVFPWETVSVFLADERCVPPNHPDANAKLIRESFPVPARFFLPETTSPDCGAKHYETLFREQGGVFDVAVLGIGPDGHIASLFPHSPALSEDHKLVTTSETEQFAVRQRITFTLPVLLNAKKLIVLLKGKSKEEVLTEWFSGSLSSEEFPAKYLLKHPYCFVFFYEE encoded by the coding sequence ATGAATTCTCCTCAGGTTTTCCGCTTTCAAGAGAAAGAAGAATGGGTACAAAGTGCCGTACGTGAAATTCTTGCAGATACCCCAGATCCGTTTCTTCTTGCGCTTTCTGGCGGATCAACTCCTGCGCCAGTTTATGAGGAATTGGCGAAACGAGTATTTCCTTGGGAAACGGTAAGCGTGTTTTTGGCAGATGAACGATGCGTTCCGCCCAATCATCCTGATGCAAATGCAAAACTCATTCGAGAATCGTTTCCGGTTCCGGCACGATTCTTTTTGCCAGAAACAACTTCTCCCGATTGTGGAGCAAAACACTATGAAACTCTTTTTCGAGAACAAGGAGGCGTGTTTGACGTTGCCGTATTGGGCATTGGTCCAGATGGACACATCGCTTCACTTTTCCCCCATTCTCCTGCGCTTTCTGAAGATCACAAATTGGTGACAACTTCTGAAACGGAACAATTTGCCGTGCGTCAACGCATTACGTTTACGCTTCCTGTGTTGCTGAATGCGAAAAAATTAATAGTGTTATTAAAGGGGAAATCGAAAGAAGAAGTACTGACGGAATGGTTTTCTGGGTCATTGTCTTCAGAAGAATTTCCAGCAAAATATTTATTAAAGCATCCATATTGTTTTGTGTTTTTTTATGAAGAATAG
- a CDS encoding VanW family protein: protein MRIIMIFSSKKFQFLFLASIFLNVFSYFPSVFAEKNTDSPPQEWNTTITFSHEFSNFRLPLTKVPNFFQREEQVFFRGQEIIPSAFKSIAPENAEVFSIEEDGNSSPFPVEKHLGEWRVDQNALNAFLEEYVLPHVEQETQDVRIFRGEGGDIQFEGAGMFGKVVDREKTRILLETALKEGVDRVELPVTITSPKITVDDEELSKSGISDLVSVGESDFSGSSWARMQNVEVGSLQLNGYLIPEGETGSFNDALGPVDADHGYLPELVIVGSRLDKEYGGGLCQVSSTAFRAALLAGLPIAERYPHSFAVSYYEPWGTDATIYPGNKDFKFVNDTKGAILVQTTMNRETKKLRFHFYGTRDDRQVKLLGPTIGRHVAALPALHQTSEKLAPGETQWLSKAVEGFDASWTRIIFRKTSDIEFASKESAEPLIYSFFSRYQPRRNWSVTGVSPASAEASDEEVSVI, encoded by the coding sequence ATGAGAATCATTATGATTTTTTCTTCAAAAAAGTTTCAATTCCTTTTCTTGGCATCGATATTTTTGAATGTGTTTTCGTATTTCCCCTCTGTTTTTGCGGAGAAAAATACTGATTCTCCTCCACAAGAATGGAATACGACGATCACTTTTTCTCATGAATTTTCCAATTTTCGTCTTCCGCTCACCAAAGTACCAAACTTTTTTCAACGTGAAGAACAGGTCTTTTTTCGAGGACAAGAAATTATTCCCTCAGCTTTCAAATCAATTGCCCCAGAGAATGCAGAAGTCTTTTCTATAGAAGAAGATGGGAATTCTTCTCCTTTTCCAGTAGAAAAACATCTTGGAGAATGGAGAGTCGATCAAAATGCACTTAATGCTTTTCTTGAAGAATATGTGTTGCCACACGTAGAACAAGAGACACAAGATGTTCGGATTTTTCGAGGAGAGGGGGGAGATATTCAGTTTGAAGGTGCCGGCATGTTTGGAAAAGTAGTGGATCGAGAAAAAACACGTATTTTGTTGGAAACTGCTCTTAAAGAGGGAGTGGATCGGGTAGAGCTTCCGGTAACTATTACAAGTCCAAAAATAACCGTTGATGATGAAGAGCTTTCGAAAAGTGGTATTTCTGATCTCGTTTCTGTGGGGGAATCAGATTTTTCGGGAAGCTCGTGGGCGCGTATGCAGAATGTGGAAGTTGGTTCATTACAGTTGAATGGATACCTTATTCCAGAAGGGGAAACAGGAAGCTTTAATGATGCTTTGGGGCCGGTGGACGCTGATCATGGATATCTGCCAGAACTTGTTATTGTTGGGTCACGGCTCGATAAAGAATATGGAGGTGGACTTTGTCAGGTGAGTAGCACCGCCTTTCGTGCGGCACTCCTTGCCGGACTTCCTATTGCCGAACGCTATCCACACTCATTTGCTGTAAGTTATTACGAACCGTGGGGCACAGATGCTACTATTTATCCGGGAAATAAAGACTTCAAATTTGTAAATGATACGAAGGGTGCTATTCTCGTGCAAACCACCATGAATCGAGAAACGAAGAAGCTCCGATTTCATTTCTACGGTACGCGAGACGATCGACAGGTAAAACTTCTTGGTCCGACTATTGGAAGGCACGTCGCGGCGCTCCCTGCTCTTCACCAAACGAGTGAGAAGCTTGCCCCAGGAGAAACGCAATGGCTTTCAAAAGCTGTAGAAGGATTTGATGCGTCATGGACACGAATTATTTTTCGAAAAACATCCGATATAGAATTTGCTTCAAAAGAGAGCGCCGAACCACTCATCTACTCTTTCTTTTCTCGATACCAGCCACGCCGTAATTGGAGCGTCACTGGGGTTTCGCCAGCTTCAGCAGAAGCATCTGATGAAGAGGTATCGGTCATTTAA
- the xth gene encoding exodeoxyribonuclease III, producing MIIISWNVNGIRSVERKGELLPFLVKYRPDILLMQETKATPEKLSAELREHPEYHQFYHSAEKPGYAGTGIWVKKSFCKNPSFSSGMPLFSDTEGRIARVDIDSKKTVLGIYFPNGGKSEQAWEEKIVFYNLFLEYMNALREEGREVIWAGDVNCAHEEIDIARPKENKNSIGFLPEERTWVTRVIENNWKDVFREKYPNVAQYSWWHLLSGARARNVGWRIDYVFADKALFSKIQRIEYLSEQMGSDHCPVRLEIDW from the coding sequence ATGATTATCATTTCTTGGAACGTCAACGGTATTCGCTCAGTTGAGCGAAAAGGTGAGCTTTTGCCATTCTTAGTAAAATATCGTCCCGATATTTTGCTGATGCAAGAAACAAAAGCAACACCAGAAAAACTCTCTGCTGAACTCCGCGAACACCCAGAATATCATCAGTTTTATCATTCTGCGGAAAAACCAGGGTATGCCGGAACCGGCATTTGGGTAAAGAAATCTTTCTGCAAAAACCCCTCCTTTTCCTCTGGAATGCCGTTATTTTCTGACACAGAAGGAAGAATTGCTCGAGTTGATATTGATTCAAAAAAGACAGTGCTAGGAATCTACTTTCCGAACGGAGGAAAATCGGAGCAGGCATGGGAAGAAAAGATTGTTTTTTATAATCTCTTTCTCGAGTATATGAATGCGCTTCGCGAAGAAGGACGAGAAGTTATCTGGGCAGGAGACGTAAACTGCGCGCATGAAGAAATTGATATTGCTCGTCCCAAAGAAAACAAAAATTCCATTGGATTTTTGCCAGAAGAGCGAACATGGGTTACTCGTGTCATCGAAAACAATTGGAAGGACGTGTTTCGCGAAAAATATCCAAACGTAGCGCAATACTCTTGGTGGCATCTCCTTTCTGGCGCTAGAGCGCGAAATGTGGGGTGGCGAATCGACTATGTGTTTGCGGACAAAGCCTTATTTTCAAAAATACAAAGAATTGAATATCTCAGTGAACAAATGGGTTCCGATCATTGTCCTGTACGCTTAGAAATTGATTGGTAA
- a CDS encoding MGMT family protein, which yields MTRNNFSLSRLQSLLQEIPKGKVTTYAEIAKAMGVPRAARAVGTLLSKNPEPDTFPCYKVVRSDGNIGGYALGTEEKNRRLSAEGISIVNGKIVDREKEVFRFF from the coding sequence ATGACACGAAACAACTTTTCCCTCTCTCGGCTACAATCACTTCTTCAAGAGATTCCAAAAGGAAAGGTAACAACATACGCAGAAATAGCAAAAGCCATGGGAGTTCCTCGCGCCGCGAGAGCAGTGGGAACACTCCTCAGTAAAAACCCAGAGCCAGACACGTTTCCGTGTTATAAAGTGGTGCGGAGCGACGGAAATATTGGCGGATACGCACTCGGAACAGAAGAAAAAAATCGACGACTTTCTGCGGAAGGCATTTCCATTGTTAATGGAAAAATAGTGGATAGAGAAAAAGAAGTGTTTCGATTTTTCTAG